A window of the Aspergillus flavus chromosome 6, complete sequence genome harbors these coding sequences:
- a CDS encoding ZZ type zinc finger domain protein (hypothetical protein Ao3042_05940), which produces MSTSVSQASSVNPNTLITVKVLYNDNTRRFKIPLKELEARVLPQKLRQLLGIPRDVNVTLERLSDSAGCYIHLDSENNAVYKQLYRAAKAKLKLRIKVTEVDSSASRSSLPTEDPSEHQDQVRYNYLQTVLSSPLPEGSAEAVSESPRDAAKPTPTEPDLKQWSNTGVVAPEPHYQDFSLSQDNLSTPVVSHKSPTGVFCIDCNHCGLSIPNEHYHCSICDDGDYDLCLHCVDSGVTCPNEDHWLIRRIVKDGIVTNSTTETVAPRKLQTDVPKEAPEKVEKKLEFVPEPVYEETPRTSPVAVEAPVHSEARICNACLKEFNETKMVTCLQCKDYDLCITCLLKDAHGHHPAHNFTLLHDGPFCLKNLVLSRCKPGRRYQHAAICDGCEKNVVGVRHKCLTCPDWDYCSECFSHAPDTHPGHRFAPLYEAISEPSQDHEVHYGIFCDGPLCKNKAVPGYITGVRYKCSVCYDLDFCASCEALPTNTHNRTHPMVMLKTPVRNVTVSTLQEDRFGGSTVALGDRAQRSPSTQALNLVEPEASNTDVPVKEESRLSQDSESVKQECSLSREQLIKAEKSTNNAASGYDALFVRDTVPDSTIMLPNKVFRQTWTLYNPGPLAWPAGSDVRFVGGDAMFNVDTNHPLSLDSISAAMESNKLTEPLESGQSAEFTATLKAPSRVGTAISYWRLKLPNGMPFGHRLWCEIQVREDAPSIKGPSSLEPEGKHGSERTESQMIFPKLEKESPDASAHEAGVVAPVPPSVSNPSEQDVLEDMESLSLGGHETENGFLTDEEYDILDASDQEYMDAKSRE; this is translated from the exons ATGTCGACCTCTGTGTCCCAGGCTTCTTCCGTTAACCCGAATACCTTGATCACGGTGAAGGTGCTTTACAATGACAATACTCGTCGCTTCAAGATCCCTTTAaaagagcttgaagctcGTGTTCTCCCCCAAAAG CTCCGCCAGCTTCTTGGCATTCCGAGAGATGTCAACGTCACTCTTGAACGTTTGTCTGACAGTGCCGGCTGTTACATCCACCTGGACAGCGAAAACAATGCTGTCTACAAGCAACTCTACCGTGCTGCAAAGGCCAAACTGAAGCTGCGAATTAAGGTTACGGAGGTTGACAGTAGTGCCTCTCGATCATCATTGCCCACCGAAGATCCCTCTGAGCACCAGGATCAGGTGAGATATAACTACCTTCAAACAGTATTAAGCTCTCCGCTCCCTGAAGGCTCAGCTGAAGCTGTTTCCGAATCGCCACGTGATGCTGCGAAGCCCACCCCAACTGAGCCCGACCTCAAGCAATGGTCTAATACGGGTGTCGTAGCCCCCGAGCCACATTACCAAGACTTCAGTCTGAGCCAGGATAATCTCAGCACCCCCGTGGTCTCGCATAAGTCTCCCACGGGTGTCTTCTGCATTGACTGCAATCATTGTGGTTTATCTATTCCCAATGAACACTACCACTGCAGTATCTGCGATGATGGTGATTATGACCTATGCCTCCATTGTGTAGACTCGGGAGTTACCTGTCCAAATGAGGACCACTGGTTGATTAGACGCATTGTTAAAGATGGCATTGTCACCAACAGCACGACAGAGACAGTTGCTCCTCGAAAGCTCCAGACTGATGTTCCCAAGGAAGCCCCTGAGAAGGtcgaaaagaaattagagtTTGTCCCCGAACCCGTCTATGAAGAGACTCCAAGGACATCACCAGTTGCTGTTGAAGCCCCTGTTCACTCGGAAGCCCGGATTTGCAATGCTTGTCTCAAGG AGTTTAACGAAACTAAAATGGTCACTTGCCTTCAGTGCAAGGACTATGATCTTTGTATCACATGCCTTCTGAAGGATGCCCATGGTCATCACCCAGCTCACAACTTTACTCTTCTTCATGACGGGCCCTTTTGTCTGAAGAATTTGGTTTTGTCACGCTGCAAACCTGGGCGTCGCTATCAACATGCCGCCATCTGTGACGGCTGCGAGAAG AATGTCGTCGGTGTGCGTCACAAGTGCCTCACCTGCCCTGATTGGGATTACTGCTCCGAGTGTTTTTCACATGCACCGGATACTCATCCTGGTCATCGATTTGCTCCACTTTATGAGGCTATATCTGAGCCGTCTCAGGATCATGAGGTCCACTATGGTATCTTCTGCGATGGCCCTCTTTGCAAGAATAAGGCAGTCCCTGGATATATAACTGGGGTCCGTTACAAATGCTCCGTATGCTACGATCTCGATTTCTGCGCCAGTTGTGAGGCGCTTCCGACAAATACGCATAACCGAACTCACCCAATGGTCATGCTCAAGACTCCTGTTCGCAATGTTACTGTCAGTACACTCCAGGAGGATAGATTCGGAGGATCTACAGTCGCCCTCGGCGATCGTGCTCAAAGGTCCCCATCGACCCAAGCCCTCAATTTAGTGGAGCCCGAAGCCTCTAACACTGATGTGCCCGTCAAAGAAGAGTCGAGGTTATCACAAGACAGCGAGTCCGTGAAGCAGGAATGTTCACTTTCAAGAGAGCAGCTAATCAAAGCTGAGAAGTCCACTAATAATGCGGCTTCTGGATACGACGCTCTATTCGTGCGTGACACGGTACCTGATAGCACAATTATGTTGCCAAACAAGGTGTTCCGTCAGACCTGGACTCTCTATAACCCCGGCCCACTTGCGTGGCCTGCTGGAAGTGACGTACGctttgttggtggtgatgcaATGTTCAATGTCGATACCAACCACCCCTTGAGCCTAGACTCTATCTCTGCTGCTATGGAAAGCAACAAGTTGACAGAGCCCCTAGAGTCCGGCCAGAGTGCCGAGTTCACTGCAACACTTAAAGCTCCCAGTCGAGTAGGTACTGCCATCTCGTACTGGCGACTGAAGCTCCCAAATGGGATGCCTTTCGGTCATAGACTGTGGTGTGAAATCCAAGTACGGGAAGATGCACCTTCTATCAAGGGCCCGTCTAGCTTAGAGCCAGAAGGAAAGCACGGCTCGGAACGCACAGAGAGTCAAATGATCTTCCCTAAACTGGAGAAGGAGTCTCCTGATGCAAGTGCCCACGAAGCGGGTGTTGTAGCGCCAGTGCCACCCTCCGTATCCAACCCGTCTGAGCAAGATGTTCTGGAAGATATGGAGAGTTTGTCCTTGGGTGGTCATGAAACAGAGAATGGATTCTTGACCGATGAGGAGTATGACATATTGGATGCCAGTGACCAGGAATATATGGATGCCAAGTCACGTGAGTGA
- a CDS encoding CASC3/Barentsz eIF4AIII binding-domain-containing protein, with protein sequence MAPRRRNIGASRRKRRDEEGEDEGSIDGELEDDSLSDGSGISNPDDDDADGEGSDDSDDDGMSTSPQVAANGRRQINGRVPEINQELAPRHSVSPRKHPMTTAVSDTEAMMNGLRILDESSEVMEVHFDDLKGESSHQTERTPSAPPTEPKRDTFLDRKRREQERHIREKDESPVVVPTRGSFFLHDKRTTETVTNGHKPFNKSKSRPYGLIVDGNVRRTSVKPVASEGLWTHDLHDTVAGDEPSVSKPSTTSALTSIIPPKPVPTAPRSSPPNRSFSSTTLIGNVPVVVSLPGMEHPVPYPSVSKKQHTRLPQHRPPLRRDKPVRISLPGQPPRYILPATERSFIFIPRALRPNQQTFRGRGRGGFYGGRRPSLYANSTYTSSITVSRRSSFGKAPSQEGYHSPAGSVLSRHTMVTTENGKPVVRLPPPGRPPGSVGAIPQTTAGPVAAPTTVPQPLPHPQPPNPVFRESRPAPIPMHQPRPQKAVSLADIETPARFPFNPPQPQQEQPFHHQVPVSANGSGYGPDASGHPPPSAHRSLTPSSHVQDRTFHAPSHMPAYQQAFWPASYPPGAIYYPGSGTEFPPYNSAVGPGPSVPPLPPGQQPPYMVPVSHGSTEQPSLSGTVAHEAGGTVYFYDTTQMPPNSSYAMPAAPGISTVMDMGAPPVPFYYYPYPQAGVYYPAQ encoded by the exons ATGGCTCCCCGTCGTCGTAATATCGGTGCTAGCCGGCGAAAGAGGagagatgaggaaggagaggatgaaggcTCTATAGATGGAGAACTGGAGGATGATTCCTTGAGTGATGGGTCTGGTATCAGCAACcctgatgacgatgatgccgatggtGAAGGCAGTGATGACAGCGATGACGATGGGATGTCTACGTCCCCGCAGGTGGCTGCCAACGGCCGTCGTCAAATTAATGGTCGTGTGCCCGAAATAAACCAAGAGCTGGCACCACGCCATTCTGTCTCGCCTAGGAAGCATCCCATGACGACCGCTGTGTCAGATACGGAGGCGATGATGAATGGACTGAGAATATTGGACGAATCGAGCGAGGTGATGGAGGTACACTTTGACGATTTGAAGGGGGAATCTAGCCATCAGACCGAAAGGACACCGTCTGCCCCTCCTACAGAACCAAAGCGAGACACATTTTTGGACAGAAAGCGCCGTGAACAAGAAAGACACATTAGAGAAAAGGACGAAAGTCCAGTGGTTGTCCCTACTCGGGGTAGCTTCTTTCTACATGACAAACGCACCACGGAAACGGTGACAAACGGCCACAAGCCGTTTAACAAGTCGAAATCAAGGCCGTATGGTCTCATCGTGGATGGTAATGTTCGCAG AACGTCTGTCAAACCAGTTGCCAGCGAGGGACTATGGACACATGATCTTCACGATACAGTTGCTGGAGATGAGCCGTCCGTCTCGAAGCCCTCTACCACATCGGCGCTAACATCTATCATCCCTCCAAAACCTGTTCCCACGGCCCCTAGATCGTCACCCCCCAACAGGTCTTTTTCAAGCACTACATTAATTGGAAATGTGCCTGTCGTTGTATCCCTGCCGGGCATGGAGCATCCGGTCCCTTATCCTTCTGTTTCAAAGAAGCAGCACACACGTTTACCTCAGCATCGGCCCCCACTACGTCGAGACAAGCCCGTTCGAATCTCACTTCCAGGCCAACCTCCAAGGTATATCCTACCCGCGACAGAGAGATCTTTCATATTTATTCCACGGGCTTTGCGACCCAACCAACAGACATTCCGAGGTCGTGGTCGTGGCGGATTCTACGGAGGGCGGCGTCCTAGCCTCTATGCAAACTCTACCTACACATCAAGTATCACCGTGAGTCGAAGATCATCATTCGGGAAGGCACCATCTCAAGAGGGATACCACTCGCCGGCGGGTTCGGTTCTCTCGAGGCATACTATGGTGACAACAGAGAATGGCAAGCCAGTAGTTCGCCTTCCCCCGCCTGGTAGGCCACCTGGAAGCGTTGGAGCGATCCCGCAGACAACTGCTGGCCCAGTAGCCGCTCCGACCACTGTACCgcaacctcttcctcatcctcaaccaCCAAACCCCGTCTTTCGTGAGAGCCGTCCGGCTCCGATACCCATGCATCAACCTCGTCCTCAGAAGGCAGTTTCCCTCGCCGATATTGAAACGCCGGCGAGATTTCCTTTTAATCCTCCCCAACCACAGCAGGAACAACCATTCCATCATCAGGTTCCAGTGTCTGCAAATGGTTCCGGTTATGGTCCTGATGCCTCGGGCCACCCTCCTCCTTCCGCTCACAGATCCCTAACGCCATCTTCTCACGTACAGGATCGTACGTTTCATGCTCCGTCTCATATGCCTGCATATCAACAGGCGTTCTGGCCTGCGTCCTATCCCCCTGGCGCTATCTACTATCCTGGCTCGGGGACGGAGTTCCCACCATATAACTCCGCTGTGGGACCTGGGCCGTCCGTACCGCCTTTGCCTCCTGGACAACAACCCCCATACATGGTTCCCGTTTCCCATGGCTCGACAGAACAACCGTCACTGTCAGGCACTGTCGCACATGAAGCTGGTGGAACAGTATATTTCTACGATACCACGCAAATGCCTCCTAATTCCTCATACGCAATGCCTGCTGCACCTGGGATTAGTACAGTTATGGATATGGGCGCGCCTCCAGTTCCATTCTATTATTATCCGTACCCTCAAGCCGGCGTCTATTACCCTGCGCAGTAG
- a CDS encoding serum paraoxonase/arylesterase family protein (unnamed protein product), whose amino-acid sequence MGNLLNLAILTMLVATLYGPVYRRLTVLGVLRKATDEVRLAAQQAFYRIEDTMQCEDLHYYTPTHQIFTACEDSVLPRFKWFPPLGNFEGPVDSTGSIHVIDPRTMKSTRLAFENFAGPLVTHGIEVLEDPDSPDAVYIFVVNHLPNMVYYHAGPHSQEIPRACSQVELFHHVLGTNTARHVRSIRHPLIVTPNDIIAESPLSFYVTNDHFYRDGFKRHIEDLFPAAKWSNIVHVQLDSLESEQAETGVDAKVALTGLQNNNGLGHGQSKGELLISSATSGIMYRGRTNPETRNISIVDEVHFDSSIDNPSYYTDPYRTSSEDASGYVLAGLLRCIDLAKTHANPNGKDGVMVWYTRPKAAKEEGGVVEWETRLIFEDDGTNIRSSSTALLVPIEPKPQEKKKAWLFVTGFVSESVIAVEVLL is encoded by the exons ATGGGGAATTTACTCAACCTTGCTATCCTCACCATGTTGGTGGCGACGCTCTATGGCCCTGTATACCGACGGCTGACTGTGCTGGGAGTGCTCCGGAAAGCCACAGACGAAGTAAGATTGGCAGCGCAACAGGCCTTCTACAGAATCGAGGACACGATGCAGTGTGAAGATCTACATTACTACACGCCTACCCATCAGATTTTCACCGCCTGTGAAGACTCGGTGCTGCCCCGATTCAAGTGGTTTCCTCCCTTAGGAAATTTTGAAGGGCCGGTAGATTCGACTGGGTCCATCCATGTCATTGATCCCCGG ACCATGAAATCGACGCGCCTAGCCTTTGAAAACTTCGCTGGTCCCTTAGTCACACATGGAATAGAAGTCCTGGAAGACCCCGACAGTCCTGATGCCGTCTACATCTTTGTTGTGAACCATTTGCCGAACATGGTGTACTACCATGCTGGTCCACATTCTCAGGAAATCCCGAGGGCGTGCTCGCAGGTTGAGCTATTCCATCATGTTCTGGGAACTAATACGGCCCGGCATGTGCGCTCCATCAGGCATCCGTTGATCGTTACCCCGAATGACATCATTGCTGAGAGTCCTCTCTCCTTTTATGTCACTAACGACCACTTCTACCGTGACGGCTTCAAGCGTCACATCGAGGATCTCTTTCCTGCAGCCAAGTGGTCTAACATCGTGCATGTTCAACTGGACAGCCTTGAATCAGAGCAGGCAGAAACCGGCGTCGATGCTAAAGTGGCGTTGACTGGATTACAAAACAACAACGGTCTTGGGCATGGCCAATCGAAGGGGGAATTACTCATCTCTAGTGCTACCAGCGGGATTATGTATCGTGGCCGGACGAATCCTGAAACCCGCAATATCTCTATCGTGGACGAGGTTCATTTCGATAGTTCTATCGACAACCCGAGCTATTATACGGATCCATATCGGACTTCCTCTGAGGACGCCAGTGGCTACGTGCTTGCAGGGCTACTACGATGCATCGACCTAGCTAAGACTCATGCCAATCCAAATGGTAAGGACGGTGTTATGGTGTGGTATACACGCCCCAAAGCTGcaaaggaggaaggaggcGTTGTAGAATGGGAGACTCGCTTGATatttgaagatgatggaacGAACATTAGGTCGAGTAGCACGGCATTGTTAGTTCCCATTGAGCCGAAGccccaggagaagaagaaagcgtGGCTGTTTGTAACCGGTTTTGTCTCCGAAAGTGTTATTGCTGTTGAAGTCTTGCTGTAA